From a region of the Campylobacter sp. CNRCH_2014_0184h genome:
- a CDS encoding adenylate kinase, with translation MKQLFLIIGAPGSGKTTDASIIATDDANITHYSTGDLLRAEVASGSELGKTIDSFISKGNLVPLDVVVNTIITALKNAPTNTILIDGYPRSVEQMLEFDKVLKNQSEVILKGVIEVKVSEEVARERVLGRARGADDNEEVFNNRMKVYLEPLEEITNFYTKENIHHIINGERSIEAIVADMKNLINDLLK, from the coding sequence ATGAAACAATTATTTTTAATTATAGGTGCACCAGGTAGTGGCAAAACAACTGATGCAAGCATTATAGCTACAGATGATGCAAATATTACTCACTATTCTACAGGTGATTTACTAAGAGCAGAAGTGGCTAGTGGAAGCGAACTTGGAAAGACTATTGATAGTTTTATTTCTAAGGGAAATTTAGTTCCACTAGATGTAGTTGTAAATACTATCATCACTGCTTTAAAAAATGCACCAACTAACACAATACTTATCGATGGTTATCCAAGAAGTGTCGAACAAATGCTTGAGTTTGATAAGGTATTAAAAAACCAAAGTGAAGTAATTTTAAAAGGTGTGATAGAAGTTAAAGTTAGTGAAGAAGTTGCTAGAGAAAGAGTTTTAGGACGTGCTAGAGGTGCTGATGATAACGAAGAAGTTTTCAATAATAGAATGAAAGTTTATTTAGAACCTTTAGAAGAAATAACAAATTTCTATACTAAAGAAAATATCCACCATATAATCAATGGTGAAAGAAGTATTGAAGCTATCGTAGCTGATATGAAAAATTTAATCAATGATTTATTAAAATAA
- the ppa gene encoding inorganic diphosphatase — MDISKIKVGEVPNKLNAVIEIPYGSNIKYELDKESGAIMVDRVMYSAMFYPANYGFIPNTLADDGDPIDVLVLNEYPIQAGAVIPCRLIGVLLMEDESGMDEKLLAVPVSKIDPRYDNIKSLDDLPKASLDKIKNFFETYKMLEPNKWVKVKEFADIEKASEILENSIKNYK; from the coding sequence ATGGATATTAGCAAAATCAAAGTTGGAGAAGTGCCAAACAAACTTAATGCAGTTATTGAAATTCCTTATGGATCAAACATTAAATACGAACTTGACAAAGAAAGCGGAGCCATCATGGTTGATCGTGTAATGTATTCAGCTATGTTTTATCCAGCAAACTATGGTTTTATACCAAACACTCTTGCAGATGATGGCGATCCTATTGATGTTTTAGTTTTAAATGAATACCCTATCCAGGCAGGAGCTGTGATTCCTTGTCGTTTAATAGGAGTATTATTGATGGAAGATGAAAGTGGTATGGATGAAAAATTACTTGCTGTTCCTGTAAGTAAAATTGACCCAAGATATGATAATATTAAAAGTTTAGATGATTTACCAAAAGCAAGCTTAGATAAAATCAAAAATTTCTTTGAAACATATAAAATGCTTGAGCCAAACAAATGGGTAAAAGTAAAAGAATTTGCAGACATTGAAAAAGCAAGTGAAATTTTAGAAAATTCTATTAAAAATTATAAATAA
- a CDS encoding valine--tRNA ligase, whose translation MYDKSLEKEYYKICEERGYFEINGNEKIQEKGKNFCIMMPPPNVTGVLHIGHALTCTLQDITTRYKRMDGYKTLYQPGLDHAGIATQNVVEKQLLAQGIKKEELGREEFIKKVWEWKEQSGGTIVKQMRILGITPAWSRLRFTMDEGLVNAVKKAFVDLYDKKLIVRGNYMVNWCTHDGALSDIEVEHKENKGKLYYLKYFLENSQEFIVVATTRPETYFGDSAVMVNPSDERFKHLIGKNVVLPLIDRKIPIIADEHVDMEFGTGFVKVTPAHDHNDYEVGLRHKLEFITIFDEKGILNEHCLHFKGLERLEARDVIIKELQEKGFVEKIEDYTNQVGYCYRCKNVVEPYISKQWFVKNEIAKESIEKVNLGGSKFYPAHWINSFNAWMRDLKDWCISRQLWWGHQIPVYYCECSHEWASEETPSQCPKCQSTNFKQDPDVLDTWFSSGLWAMSTLGWGNKDWGKNTLWHEDDLKDFYPNSLLITGFDILFFWVARMMFQSTNALGELPFKDIYLHALVKDEQGRKMSKSLGNVIDPVQSVDEYSADILRFTLALLAIQGRDIKLSNDKLIQVRNFTNKLYNASKFLLLNEEKFEDLDKSKIQTNLAKYMLSRFEVCVKETRENLDNYRFNDAANTLYRFFWDEFCDWGIELSKAEKSSIKELGSIFKEALKLLNPFMPFISEYLYHELSKTSIQTHESIMISRYPKFNSSNEKIEKLFNIIIESIVSLRRAKTLVELANAKIQKACIKLNDESLIAELKNYTNFISTLAKCENIEFISTNLEKSIRDVSENLEVFIPTQNLDLSGVLNRLNSQKIKLEKEFNKLDAMMKNEKFISNAPAAVVEQNKTQLESIKTQLEKINDEISNLEG comes from the coding sequence ATGTATGATAAATCACTAGAAAAAGAATATTATAAAATTTGTGAAGAACGCGGATATTTTGAAATCAATGGTAATGAAAAAATTCAAGAAAAAGGTAAAAACTTTTGTATTATGATGCCTCCACCTAATGTAACAGGCGTTTTACACATAGGCCATGCCCTAACTTGTACTTTACAAGATATCACAACGCGTTATAAAAGAATGGATGGTTATAAGACTCTTTATCAACCAGGGCTTGATCATGCAGGCATTGCAACACAAAATGTTGTGGAAAAACAACTTTTAGCTCAAGGTATTAAAAAAGAAGAACTCGGTAGAGAAGAATTTATAAAAAAAGTATGGGAATGGAAAGAGCAAAGCGGTGGCACTATAGTTAAGCAAATGCGAATTTTAGGTATCACTCCTGCTTGGAGTCGCTTGCGCTTTACTATGGATGAGGGTTTGGTAAATGCAGTAAAAAAAGCCTTTGTAGATCTTTATGATAAAAAGCTTATTGTGCGTGGAAATTACATGGTAAATTGGTGCACTCATGATGGAGCATTAAGCGATATAGAAGTAGAACATAAAGAAAATAAAGGAAAATTATATTATTTAAAATATTTCTTAGAAAATTCTCAAGAATTCATCGTAGTAGCCACTACAAGACCAGAAACTTATTTTGGCGATAGCGCTGTGATGGTTAATCCAAGCGATGAAAGATTTAAACACTTAATAGGCAAAAATGTCGTTTTGCCTTTAATAGATAGAAAAATTCCTATTATTGCTGATGAGCATGTAGATATGGAATTTGGCACAGGCTTTGTGAAAGTAACCCCAGCACATGATCATAATGACTATGAAGTAGGCTTAAGACATAAACTTGAATTTATTACTATCTTTGATGAAAAAGGCATTTTAAATGAACATTGCTTGCATTTTAAAGGCTTAGAAAGATTAGAAGCAAGAGATGTTATTATAAAAGAATTACAAGAAAAAGGTTTTGTTGAAAAAATAGAAGATTATACTAATCAAGTAGGATATTGTTATCGTTGTAAAAATGTAGTAGAACCTTACATTTCTAAACAATGGTTTGTAAAAAATGAAATCGCAAAAGAAAGCATAGAAAAAGTTAATCTTGGTGGAAGCAAATTCTACCCTGCACATTGGATTAATAGCTTTAATGCTTGGATGAGAGATTTAAAAGATTGGTGTATTTCAAGACAACTTTGGTGGGGTCATCAAATTCCTGTGTATTATTGTGAATGCTCTCATGAATGGGCAAGCGAAGAAACTCCAAGTCAATGTCCAAAATGCCAAAGCACTAATTTCAAACAAGACCCTGATGTTTTAGACACTTGGTTTTCTTCTGGTCTTTGGGCTATGAGTACTTTAGGTTGGGGTAATAAAGACTGGGGCAAAAACACACTTTGGCATGAAGATGATTTAAAAGATTTTTATCCAAATTCTTTATTAATCACCGGCTTTGATATTTTATTTTTCTGGGTTGCAAGAATGATGTTTCAAAGTACTAATGCCTTAGGTGAGCTTCCTTTTAAAGATATATATTTACATGCTTTAGTTAAAGATGAGCAAGGTAGAAAAATGAGTAAGTCTTTAGGCAATGTCATTGATCCTGTGCAAAGTGTGGATGAATACAGTGCTGATATCTTGCGTTTTACTCTTGCTCTTTTAGCTATCCAAGGTAGAGATATAAAATTAAGCAATGACAAACTTATACAAGTTAGAAATTTTACCAACAAGCTTTATAATGCAAGCAAATTTTTACTTTTAAATGAAGAAAAATTTGAAGATTTAGATAAAAGCAAAATTCAAACTAACTTGGCAAAATACATGCTGTCTCGTTTTGAAGTATGCGTAAAAGAAACAAGAGAAAATTTAGATAATTACCGCTTTAATGATGCAGCAAATACTTTGTATAGATTTTTCTGGGATGAATTTTGTGATTGGGGGATCGAGCTTAGTAAGGCTGAAAAATCAAGTATAAAAGAACTTGGAAGCATTTTTAAAGAAGCATTAAAGCTTTTAAATCCTTTTATGCCATTTATTAGTGAGTATTTATACCATGAGTTAAGTAAAACTTCTATCCAAACTCATGAGTCTATAATGATTTCAAGATATCCTAAATTTAATTCTAGCAATGAAAAAATAGAAAAATTATTTAATATCATTATAGAAAGCATAGTGAGTTTACGCCGTGCAAAAACCCTAGTAGAGCTTGCAAATGCAAAAATTCAAAAAGCTTGCATAAAATTAAATGATGAGAGTTTAATAGCTGAGTTGAAAAATTACACTAATTTCATCTCGACACTTGCAAAATGTGAAAACATCGAGTTTATTAGTACAAATTTAGAAAAATCCATTAGAGATGTAAGTGAGAATTTAGAAGTATTTATACCAACTCAAAATCTTGATTTAAGCGGTGTTTTAAATAGGCTTAATAGTCAAAAAATAAAACTTGAAAAAGAATTTAACAAGCTAGATGCTATGATGAAAAATGAAAAATTTATCTCTAATGCACCGGCTGCGGTTGTTGAGCAAAATAAAACTCAACTTGAAAGCATTAAAACTCAACTTGAAAAAATCAATGATGAAATTTCTAATTTAGAAGGCTAA
- a CDS encoding methionine ABC transporter ATP-binding protein, which yields MIKIQNLKKYYGKELVINNVSLEVKEGEIYALVGHSGAGKSTLLRCINGLENYQSGSVEVFGKEIATLKEKELRVFRKDIGMIFQHFALMSRKNVFENVAMPLEIHNFNKSTIQKRVNELLDLVGLLAKSKAYPNELSGGQKQRVAIARALALNPKILLSDEATSALDPNTTNNILELIAKINQEFNISVVLVTHEMEAVKQIAQKAVLLEHGQIIGQGKIEDLFLKPSEKMREFLGESDFLPQNGVNVRLYFCKEKANQSIITHMARSLNIDFNIVWGKIEKLNNNALGNLVINIEAKDQERVLNYLQENGVIWELV from the coding sequence GTGATAAAAATACAAAATCTTAAAAAATATTATGGCAAAGAATTAGTTATAAATAATGTTTCTTTAGAAGTTAAAGAAGGAGAAATTTATGCTCTTGTTGGACACAGCGGGGCAGGAAAATCAACTTTGCTAAGATGTATTAATGGTTTGGAAAATTATCAAAGTGGTAGCGTAGAGGTTTTTGGTAAAGAAATAGCTACCTTAAAAGAAAAAGAGTTAAGAGTATTTAGAAAAGATATAGGGATGATTTTTCAACATTTTGCACTTATGAGTAGAAAAAATGTATTTGAAAATGTAGCTATGCCTTTAGAAATTCATAATTTTAACAAAAGCACAATTCAAAAAAGAGTTAATGAACTTTTAGATCTTGTGGGACTTTTAGCTAAAAGCAAAGCTTATCCAAATGAGCTAAGTGGTGGGCAAAAACAAAGAGTAGCCATAGCTAGAGCCCTTGCTTTAAATCCTAAAATTTTACTAAGCGATGAAGCTACTTCTGCACTTGATCCAAATACTACAAATAATATTTTAGAACTTATTGCTAAAATCAATCAAGAATTTAACATCAGCGTAGTATTAGTAACTCATGAAATGGAAGCAGTAAAACAAATAGCACAAAAGGCCGTATTGCTAGAGCATGGACAAATCATAGGTCAAGGAAAAATCGAAGATTTATTCTTAAAGCCAAGTGAAAAAATGCGTGAATTCCTAGGGGAAAGTGATTTTTTACCACAAAATGGAGTCAATGTGCGCTTATATTTTTGTAAAGAAAAAGCAAACCAAAGCATAATCACTCACATGGCTAGAAGTTTAAATATTGATTTTAATATAGTTTGGGGTAAGATAGAAAAACTAAACAACAATGCTTTAGGAAATTTGGTAATCAATATAGAAGCTAAAGATCAAGAAAGAGTTTTAAATTATTTACAAGAAAATGGCGTTATTTGGGAGCTTGTATAA
- a CDS encoding glycosyltransferase, whose translation MKHKLGILLAATKNSSFTIGTLLINIMDVMDEKVDVFYILHDGFSLNDQNIMQKIVKNKTIKFLPFTQEDFLATLGKNQNDINNLFFLKRWTHMAFARFEAFKFLDECESIIYLDFDVLLLKSIDELSKLRARKYHFGARLGKTLLFESLPAKKEHHQKRTYLTGILVFTDLIPNPLKCYQFIYKHLNENIQNLNDQGLFTLLVLEHKFKIKDLKDTYNGNIDYRTNLSQKASITHAEGSNNRFWNNVLCNQTWPKWQEYYEKWLKLGGSRYLGGIKAIHTQAKARIRYHLSYKLGYAFIECTKNKKKIPFLPFTLLKIYYKHTKLAKQYQKDLKTKPYLKLPPLSSYDDYKSEGIKNQNTYSYKIGQALIKAQKNWHKGGYIKFIKELKHFAKEYKNKQK comes from the coding sequence ATGAAGCATAAACTTGGTATTTTGCTAGCAGCGACTAAAAATTCAAGCTTTACCATAGGAACCTTGCTCATTAATATCATGGATGTTATGGATGAAAAGGTAGATGTATTTTACATTTTACATGATGGCTTTAGCTTGAATGATCAAAATATCATGCAAAAAATTGTTAAAAACAAAACAATTAAATTTCTTCCTTTTACCCAAGAAGATTTTTTAGCCACTCTTGGTAAAAATCAAAATGATATTAATAATTTATTTTTCTTAAAAAGATGGACACATATGGCTTTTGCAAGATTTGAAGCTTTTAAGTTTTTAGATGAATGCGAAAGTATTATTTATCTTGATTTTGATGTTTTACTTTTAAAAAGTATAGATGAACTTAGCAAATTAAGAGCTAGAAAATATCATTTTGGTGCAAGATTGGGTAAAACTTTGCTTTTTGAAAGCCTGCCTGCAAAAAAAGAGCATCATCAAAAACGTACGTATTTAACTGGAATTTTAGTCTTTACAGATCTTATACCAAATCCTTTAAAATGCTATCAATTTATATATAAACATCTAAACGAAAACATTCAAAATTTAAACGATCAAGGATTGTTTACACTACTGGTGCTAGAACACAAATTTAAAATAAAAGATTTAAAAGATACTTATAATGGAAATATTGATTATAGAACCAATTTATCACAAAAAGCTTCTATAACACATGCTGAAGGTAGCAATAATCGTTTTTGGAATAATGTTTTATGCAATCAAACATGGCCTAAATGGCAAGAGTATTATGAAAAATGGTTAAAACTTGGTGGAAGTAGATATTTAGGCGGAATAAAAGCTATTCACACTCAAGCAAAAGCAAGAATAAGATATCATTTATCATACAAACTAGGTTATGCTTTTATAGAATGTACTAAAAATAAGAAAAAAATTCCTTTTTTACCTTTTACTCTACTAAAGATTTACTATAAACACACAAAACTTGCCAAGCAATATCAAAAAGATTTAAAAACAAAACCTTATCTTAAGCTTCCACCTTTATCAAGCTATGATGATTATAAAAGTGAAGGTATTAAAAATCAAAATACTTATTCTTATAAAATCGGACAAGCTCTCATTAAGGCTCAAAAAAATTGGCACAAAGGTGGTTATATAAAATTTATAAAAGAACTTAAACATTTTGCCAAAGAATATAAAAACAAACAAAAATAA
- a CDS encoding MetQ/NlpA family ABC transporter substrate-binding protein, with protein sequence MKLLKLLAASTILGASLFANEVITVGATPIPHAEILEQTKDLLKKEGYTLEIKEFNDYVLPNLSTDSKELDANFFQHQPYLDEFNANKGTKLISVAKIHIEPMAVYSKKYKNIQDLPQNATIAVPNDPTNESRALDIIASTKLVSFENSTLKTPLDIKDNPKNIKFKELKAAQLPRALDDVDFAVINSNYALSANLNPVKDSILIESKESPYANILVTTQDNKDNPKIKALVKALQSQKVKDFINEKYQGAVVPAF encoded by the coding sequence ATGAAATTGTTAAAATTGCTCGCTGCAAGCACAATTTTAGGTGCAAGTTTATTTGCTAATGAAGTTATCACTGTAGGTGCAACACCTATTCCTCATGCTGAAATTTTAGAACAAACTAAAGATTTGCTAAAAAAAGAAGGTTACACATTGGAAATTAAAGAATTTAATGACTATGTTTTGCCAAATCTTAGTACAGATAGTAAAGAACTTGATGCAAATTTTTTCCAACATCAGCCTTATTTAGATGAGTTTAATGCTAATAAAGGTACAAAATTAATTAGCGTTGCAAAAATTCACATCGAACCAATGGCAGTTTATTCTAAAAAATATAAAAACATCCAAGATCTTCCACAAAATGCTACCATAGCTGTACCAAATGATCCGACAAATGAAAGTAGAGCTTTAGATATTATCGCTAGCACCAAGCTCGTTAGTTTTGAAAATAGCACATTAAAAACTCCACTTGATATTAAAGATAATCCAAAAAATATCAAATTTAAAGAGTTAAAAGCAGCACAACTTCCAAGAGCTTTAGATGATGTTGATTTTGCAGTGATTAATTCAAACTATGCCTTATCAGCAAACTTAAATCCTGTGAAAGATTCTATTTTAATAGAAAGCAAAGAAAGTCCTTACGCAAATATCTTAGTAACCACTCAAGATAATAAAGACAATCCTAAAATCAAGGCTTTAGTAAAGGCTTTGCAAAGTCAAAAAGTAAAAGACTTTATCAATGAAAAATACCAAGGTGCAGTAGTCCCTGCATTTTAA